A single window of Eucalyptus grandis isolate ANBG69807.140 chromosome 1, ASM1654582v1, whole genome shotgun sequence DNA harbors:
- the LOC104436015 gene encoding protein TSS: protein MAPKAGRARPHKAKGEKKKKEEKVLPTVVEITVETPDDSQVTLKGISTDRILDVRKLLAVHVETCHLTNFSLSHEVRGPRLKDSADILPLKPCHLTIVEEDYTEELAISHIRRLLDIVACTTFFGSSSSSSSSSSPKAQARPAAKDPASKPNNPGDGAASQGPGPDVGEREAAGCDPSLKLGGEKKTDPTGAVAAVADKGDTAVSLCPPPRLGQFYDFFSVSHLTPPVQYIRRSTRPFLDDKTEDDFFQIDVRICSGKPMTVVASKKGFYPAGKRILISHTLVGLLQQNSRIFDAAYKALMKAFTEHNKFGNLPYGFRANTWVVPPVVADNPSVFPALPVEDENWGGNGGGHGRDGRHDYRPWGKEFAILAAMPCKTSEERQIRDRKAFLLHSLFVDISVFKAVTAIKHLIDANNCFTSDPIVSMSHEEKVGDLVIKVTKDIPDASLKLDCKNDGSQVLGISQDDLAQRNLLKGITADESATVHDTSTLGVVVVRHCGYTAIVKVSAEVDWEGNAIPQDIDIEDHPEGGANALNVNSLRMLLHKSSSPQSSSTVLRTQSSDSENLRSARSLVRKVLRESLLKLQEEPTKCTRSIRWELGACWVQHLQNQASGKNDAKSTEEAKLEPAVKGLGKQGGLLKEIKKKTDVRTSNSELGKEAPISSNNDTDNKSNSINPKELEKQEEEKEIMWKRLLPEAAYLRLKESETGLHLKSPDELIEMAHKYYADTALPKLVADFGSLELSPVDGRTLTDFMHTRGLQMCSLGRVVELADKLPHVQSLCIHEMVVRAYKHILQAVVAAVENVADVATSVASCLNILLGSPSSENADTDTLSDDELKWKWVEGFLFKRFNWRWKQESCQDLRKFAILRGLCHKVGLELVPRDYDVESPLPFRISDIISMVPVYKHVACSSADGRTLLESSKTSLDKGKLEDAVNYGTKALSKLVSVCGPYHRMTAGAYSLLAVVLYHTGDFNQATIYQQKALDINERELGLDHPDTMKSYGDLAVFYYRLQHTELALKYVNRALYLLHLTCGPSHPNTAATYINVAMMEEGLGNVHVALRYLHEALKCNQRLLGADHIQTAASYHAIAIALSLMEAYSLSVQHEQTTLQILQAKLGSEDLRTQDAAAWLEYFESKALEQQEAARNGTPKPDASISSKGHLSVSDLLDFIAPDADMKARDAQKKARAKVKKVDQNWDASEDYQTDETLSPNDPHVENSSDKENKAEHPKATNEKEDPSLPGQLIMGISNEPVHDDTSDEGWQEAIPKGRSPGARRSSSSRRPSLAKLNTNFTNVSQSSKYRVKSNNTAPSKISTNESATSIVPSMPATKKFAKSASFSPKVNSSTASSSWTPNPKSAPASPAPGEQATKTSSLSCPISVQATGKLFSYKEVALAPPGSIVKAVAEQLPKEKNSEDTAAAELALNEAPVSQDVDDQELKKEAAENKCLDAEITKNASNEEKEKLEEGATEEAMDTTIPQTVEKAVAVEVEGAAYLEHQQGSSVLASETDAADSSTDSDAIGLKNDASRIVPDGPTTSSDVDLSQVPVENACSSQEKSASTTKEVVVEENKNPHDCPNGDISGKPSAAEAGKQDETDTGKEMTKKLSASAPPFNPSTAPLFGSVSVQGLKDHGGILPPPLNVPPILTPVRRSPHHSATARVPYGPRLSGGYNRSGNRVSRNKPGFHNGEHAGDGNHFSPPRIMNPHAAEFVPGQPWVPNGYPVSPNGYMVSSTNGIPLSPNGFPLSPNGIPSPPNGYPASATGLPVTAQNDSIASAVSPVESPIDMAAEAVGENKVEVVTVEQSSAEVVVEKHSTEETAPENHLPCHEDTPHETEGKTKDDISDTQDSVKTKEMGNDIAIDHEKPIKCWGDYSDGEVEMIKVSS from the exons ATGGCTCCCAAAGCAGGCAGAGCAAGACCACACAAAGCcaaaggagagaagaagaagaaggaagagaaag TTTTGCCCACTGTGGTGGAGATTACTGTGGAGACACCAGATGACTCGCAAGTGACGCTCAAG GGCATATCTACGGACAGGATCCTGGACGTGCGCAAGCTTTTAGCGGTTCACGTCGAGACGTGTCATCTGACCAATTTCTCCCTATCTCACGAG GTTCGAGGGCCCAGGCTCAAGGACTCGGCCGACATTCTTCCCCTCAAGCCTTGTCATCTTACCATTGTTGAAG AGGACTACACCGAAGAGCTCGCGATCTCCCACATCCGCAGGCTCCTCGACATCGTCGCCTGCACCACCTTCttcggctcctcctcctcctcctcttcatcatcgTCCCCGAAAGCCCAAGCTCGACCCGCCGCCAAAGACCCCGCCTCCAAGCCGAACAACCCGGGCGATGGCGCGGCGTCTCAGGGTCCTGGGCCCGACGTCGGTGAGAGAGAAGCGGCCGGCTGCGACCCGAGCCTCAAACTGGGAGGCGAGAAGAAGACCGACCCAACTGGTGCAGTGGCAGCGGTGGCTGACAAGGGGGATACGGCGGTCTCACTCTGCCCGCCGCCCCGGCTTGGGCAGTTCTATGATTTCTTCTCAGTCTCACATCTCACGCCTCCGGTTCAAt ACATCCGGAGATCAACGCGTCCATTCCTTGATGATAAGACAGAAGATGATTTCTTCCAGATAGAT GTGCGGATTTGCAGCGGGAAGCCAATGACTGTTGTAGCTTCAAAGAAAGGGTTTTATCCTGCCGGAAAACGCATTCTTATAAGTCATACTTTGGTTGGTCTGCTTCAACAGAATAGCAGGATTTTTGATGCG GCATACAAAGCTCTCATGAAGGCTTTCACAGAGCACAATAAG tttggaaatcttccatatggattcCGAGCAAACACGTGGGTCGTTCCTCCAGTTGTTGCTGATAATCCTTCAGTCTTCCCAGCGCTTCCCGTGGAAGATGAAAATTGGGGAGGAAATGGTGGTGGTCATGGACGAGATGGCAGACATGATTACAGACCCTGGGGAAAAGAGTTTGCCATTTTGGCGGCAATGCCCTGTAAAACATCAGAGGAGAGGCAAATCCGTGATCGCAAAGCATTTTTGCTTCATAGTCTCTTTGTCGACATTTCTGTTTTTAAAGCCGTCACGGCAATCAAGCACCTCATTGATGCAAATAATTGCTTCACATCTGATCCGATTGTTTCAATGTCGCATGAAGAAAAAGTTGGGGATTTAGTTATTAAGGTGACTAAGGACATCCCTGATGCAAGTTTGAAGCTGGACTGTAAAAATGATGGGAGTCAGGTCCTTGGCATATCTCAAGACGACCTTGCTCAGAGAAACTTACTTAAGGGCATAACTGCTGATGAGAGTGCTACAGTACAT gacACTTCTACTTTAGGTGTTGTGGTGGTTAGGCATTGTGGCTATACAGCAATTGTTAAAGTCTCAGCTGAGGTAGATTGGGAGGGAAACGCAATTCCTCAGGACATTGACATTGAAGACCATCCTGAAGGAGGGGCAAATGCCTTAAATGTCAATAG CCTGCGGATGCTTCTGCACAAGTCATCCTCACCTCAGTCATCCAGCACTGTTCTACGGACACAAAGTTCAGATTCTGAAAATTTACGCTCTGCAAGGTCTCTGGTAAGGAAGGTCTTAAGGGAAAGTTTGTTGAAGTTGCAGGAAGAGCCCACTAAATGCACCAGATCTATCAGATGGGAATTAGGGGCATGTTGGGTTCAACATTTGCAAAATCAGGCTTCTGGAAAAAATGATGCTAAAAGCACCGAAGAAGCTAAGCTTGAGCCAGCAGTTAAAGGTCTAGGTAAGCAGGGTGGCCTGCttaaggaaataaagaaaaagactgATGTCAGGACCAGCAACTCTGAACTTGGAAAGGAAGCTCCTATTAGCAGCAACAATGACACCGACAACAAATCAAACAGCATCAATCCGAAGGAACTAGAgaaacaagaggaagaaaaagaaattatgtggAAAAGGCTGCTTCCTGAGGCAGCATATTTGCGTCTTAAAGAATCAGAAACTGGTCTGCACCTTAAG TCGCCAGATGAGTTGATTGAAATGGCACACAAATATTATGCTGATACTGCCCTTCCAAAGCTG GTGGCAGATTTTGGTTCCCTTGAGCTTTCACCAGTCGATGGGAGGACATTGACTGATTTTATGCACACCAGAGGATTGCAAATGTGCTCCTTGGGCCGTGTG GTTGAACTTGCCGATAAGCTTCCTCATGTGCAGTCACTCTGTATACATGAGATGGTTGTTCGAGCATACAAGCATATCCTACAAGCCGTTGTGGCCGCCGTTGAAAATGTTGCTGATGTGGCTACTTCAGTTGCTTCATGTCTAAATATACTGCTAGGCTCACCATCAAGTGAAAATGCTGACACAGACACTCTCAGTGATGATGAGCTAAAATGGAAATGGGTGGAAGGCTTCCTTTTTAAAAGGTTTAACTGGCGATGGAAACAAGAGAGCTGCCAGGATCTCAGGAAGTTTGCTATTCTTCGTGGATTGTGCCACAAA GTTGGACTAGAGCTTGTTCCAAGGGACTATGATGTGGAGTCACCTTTGCCATTTAGGATATCGGATATCATAAGCATGGTTCCTGTTTATAAG CATGTTGCTTGTTCATCTGCGGATGGACGGACTCTGCTAGAATCATCCAAGACTTCCTTGGACAAAGGAAAACTGGAGGATGCTGTCAATTATGGTACTAAG gCACTGTCGAAGCTGGTGTCTGTATGTGGTCCTTATCATCGAATGACAGCAGGAGCGTATAGTCTTCTGGCTGTGGTGCTCTACCATACTGGTGATTTTAATCAG GCAACCATCTATCAACAGAAAGCATTGGATATTAATGAGAGGGAGCTCGGTCTTGATCATCCTGATACCATGAAGAGTTATGGGGACCTCGCTGTGTTCTACTATCGGCTTCAACACACAGAGTTGGCTTTGAA GTACGTGAATCGTGCTTTGTATCTGTTGCACTTAACCTGCGGTCCATCTCATCCAAATACTGCCGCCACCTACATCAACGTAGCAATGATGGAAGAAGGTCTGGGAAATGTTCACGTTGCCCTTAGGTACCTCCATGAGGCTCTAAAGTGCAACCAAAGACTTCTTGGAGCTGATCATAtacag ACTGCTGCTAGCTATCACGCCATTGCAATTGCTCTCTCTCTGATGGAGGCCTACTCCTTGAGTGTTCAGCATGAACAAACTACCTTACAGATACTGCAGGCCAAACTTGGATCAGAGGATCTACGTACACAG gatgcggCTGCATGGCTTGAGTATTTTGAATCGAAGGCTCTAGAGCAGCAAGAAGCTGCTCGCAATGGTACACCAAAGCCGGATGCCTCAATCTCCAGTAAAGGTCATTTGAG TGTGTCAGACCTCCTTGATTTCATAGCTCCAGATGCAGACATGAAAGCGAGGGATGCCCAGAAAAAGGCTCGTGCTAAG GTGAAAAAAGTTGACCAGAACTGGGATGCATCAGAGGATTATCAGACAGATGAAACCTTATCGCCGAATGATCCTCATGTAGAGAACTCAAGTGATAAGGAAAACAAAGCTGAACATCCCAAGGCTACAAATGAGAAGGAAGATCCTTCTTTACCAGGTCAATTGATAATGGGCATCAGTAATGAACCAGTACACGACGACACTTCAGATGAAGGGTGGCAGGAGGCCATCCCTAAAGGCCGCTCACCCGGCGCTCGTAGGTCTTCTAGTTCGAGAAGGCCAAGCCTGGCAAAACTGAACACTAACTTCACAAATGTATCACAGTCTTCAAAATACCGTGTGAAATCCAATAATACTGCACCATCAAAAATCAGCACTAATGAATCGGCCACCTCAATTGTGCCATCCATGCCTGCTACAAAGAAGTTTGCGAAAAGTGCAAGCTTCAGTCCGAAGGTCAATAGTTCTACCGCCTCATCCAGTTGGACTCCCAACCCCAAGTCTGCACCTGCTAGCCCAGCCCCAGGTGAACAAGCTACTAAGACGTCTTCCTTATCTTGTCCAATCAGTGTTCAGGCTACTGGGAAGCTTTTCTCCTATAAGGAAGTTGCTCTGGCTCCACCTGGATCTATAGTGAAGGCAGTTGCAGAACAGTTGCCCAAAGAAAAGAATTCCGAAGACACAGCTGCAGCAGAGTTGGCTCTAAATGAGGCACCTGTATCTCAAGATGTAGATGATCAGGAACTTAAAAAAGAAGCTGCAGAGAATAAGTGTCTAGATGCTGAGATAACAAAAAATGCTtcaaatgaagagaaagaaaaattagaggAAGGAGCCACAGAGGAAGCCATGGATACCACCATTCCACAAACAGTTGAAAAGGCTGTGGCAGTGGAGGTTGAAGGTGCCGCTTATCTAGAACATCAACAAGGTAGCAGTGTTCTGGCTTCAGAAACTGATGCAGCTGATAGCTCAACAGATTCAGATGCGATTGGTTTAAAAAATGATGCATCACGAATAGTACCTGATGGCCCAACTACTTCCTCTGATGTAGATCTTTCACAAGTTCCTGTTGAAAATGCATGCTCATCGCAAGAGAAAAGTGCATCCACTACCAAAGAAGTGGTGGTTGAGGAAAACAAAAACCCGCATGATTGTCCGAATGGTGATATAAGTGGTAAGCCCTCAGCAGCTGAAGCAGGAAAGCAAGATGAAACTGATACTGGAAAGGAGATGACCAAGAAACTCTCTGCATCTGCACCACCCTTTAATCCTTCTACTGCTCCACTTTTTGGCTCTGTTTCGGTTCAGGGGCTCAAAGATCATGGAGGAATCTTGCCTCCACCATTGAATGTTCCTCCGATACTCACTCCTGTCCGTAGGTCACCTCATCACTCCGCAACAGCAAGGGTCCCATATGGTCCTAGGCTATCTGGTGGCTATAATAGGTCTGGAAATCGGGTCTCCCGTAACAAACCTGGCTTCCATAATGGCGAACATGCTGGAGATGGGAACCACTTTAGTCCTCCAAGAATAATGAACCCACATGCAGCTGAGTTTGTGCCTGGCCAACCCTGGGTTCCCAATGGCTATCCAGTATCCCCTAATGGGTATATGGTTTCTTCAACAAATGGTATCCCACTGTCTCCTAACGGTTTTCCTCTGTCACCAAATGGTATTCCCTCGCCTCCAAATGGATATCCAGCATCAGCCACTGGTCTTCCAGTCACTGCTCAAAATGACTCCATTGCATCTGCAGTTAGTCCGGTGGAATCACCAATAGATATGGCTGCTGAGGCGGTTGGTGAAAATAAAGTTGAAGTTGTTACGGTGGAACAGTCATCTGCAGAAGTAGTAGTTGAGAAGCACTCCACTGAAGAAACAGCGCCAGAAAATCACTTGCCATGCCATGAGGACACTCCTCATGAGACTGAGGGAAAGACTAAAGATGATATCTCAGATACTCAAGATTCTGTGAAGACCAAAGAGATGGGCAACGACATAGCAATCGATCATGAGAAACCCATCAAATGTTGGGGGGATTACAGTGACGGTGAAGTGGAGATGATTAAGGTTTCGAGTTAA
- the LOC104436016 gene encoding uncharacterized protein LOC104436016 isoform X1, protein MVQLMKSGDFGADRGAAPCGGGGGGGGGGGGGGEKKLPVKLEIVEDPLEEEFGPLSKRSKGSSGLEQLWGAGANAFPVQPSEYNPLDEPSPLGLRLRKSPSLLDLIQMKLSQGTCNLATTQSDNLVHETNKDGKSNASSSTTDKMKASNFPASHLRIGRWEYKSRYEGDLVAKCYFAKHKLVWEVLEGGLKSKIEIQWSDIMALKANCPDDGPSTLKVVLARQPLFYRETNPQPRKHTLWQATSDFTDGQASTHRQHFLQFQPGLLYKHFEKLIQCDVRLNFLSQQPEVVLESPLFDTRPSIFEDLEETKGCGFDNGTKDEESGISDLHASSAAQSSSVKTEIRERVGIMSEHMSREAPSPSSVMDARVIEGNGTRDGLEIKAMRNWDQIKVPGLHPSMSMSDLMNHIGNCITEQMGSGNTSNDGSGCPEILEDIAQYLLSDTQSTMASDEKSLMARVNSLCCLLQKDTTPVQNLAGGESCEDKPKDTKDAAPSGVNSNPLANFKALEEESKPAGMSRKDSFGELLLHLPRIASLPNFLFNISEEDSDSNSR, encoded by the exons ATGGTGCAGTTGATGAAATCTGGGGATTTCGGAGCGGATCGCGGGGCGGCGCcttgcggcggcggcggcggcggcggcggcggcggcggaggaggcggcgagAAGAAGCTCCCGGTGAAGCTCGAGATCGTGGAGGATCCGCTGGAAGAGGAGTTCGGGCCGCTCAGCAAGCGATCGAAGGGATCGTCCGGTTTGGAGCAG CTATGGGGTGCGGGTGCCAATGCATTTCCAGTTCAGCCTTCTGAGTACAATCCCCTTGACGAGCCGAGCCCTTTGGGTTTGAGACTAAGGAAGAGTCCTTCGTTGTTGGATTTGATTCAAATGAAGCTTTCTCAGGGCACTTGTAACTTGGCAACCACTCAGAGCGACAATCTTGTTCACGAGACTAATAAAGATGGTAAAAGTAATGCCTCCTCTAGTACAACTGACAAGATGAAGGCTTCAAATTTCCCAGCTTCGCATTTGAGGATTGGAAGATGGGAG TATAAGTCGAGATATGAAGGTGATCTAGTAGCCAAGTGTTACTTCGCAAAGCATAAGTTGGTCTGGGAAGTCCTTGAGGGTGGTCTGAAGAGTAAAATTGAAATCCAGTGGTCAGATATAATGGCCTTAAAGGCGAATTGCCCAGATGATGGACCTAGTACATTGAAAGTTGTG CTTGCCAGACAGCCCCTTTTCTACCGCGAGACCAACCCACAACCGAGAAAGCACACTTTGTGGCAGGCAACCTCTGATTTCACTGATGGACAAGCGAGCACTCACAG GCAACACTTTCTGCAGTTTCAACCTGGTCTTCTATACAAGCACTTCGAAAAGCTTATCCAATGTGACGTGCGGCTCAATTTTTTAAGTCAGCAGCCCGAGGTAGTCTTGGAATCACCTTTGTTTGACACACGACCATCTATTTTTGAGGATCTAGAAGAAACCAAAGGCTGTGGTTTTGATAATGGCACAAAAGATGAAGAATCAGGAATATCCGACTTGCATGCTTCATCAGCAGCACAGTCATCCTCTGTGAAGACAGAGATACGGGAACGCGTTGGCATAATGTCAGAACATATGTCCAGAGAAGCTCCTTCTCCCAGTTCAG TGATGGATGCTCGTGTGATTGAAGGAAATGGAACTCGTGATGGACTGGAAATAAAGGCCATGAGAAATTGGGACCAGATAAAAGTGCCCGGTTTACATCCATCGATGTCAATGAGCGATCTAATGAACCATATTGGAAACTGTATCACTGAGCAGATGGGTTCTGGCAATACTTCTAATGATGGATCAGGATGCCCGGAGATACTGGAGGACATTGCACAGTACCTGCTGAGTGACACCCAGTCAACTATGGCGTCCGATGAAAAATCCCTCATGGCAAGGGTGAATTCTCTCTGCTGCCTCTTGCAGAAGGATACTACCCCCGTTCAGAACCTGGCTGGTGGAGAAAGCTGCGAGGACAAGCCTAAAGACACGAAGGATGCTGCTCCTTCTGGGGTTAATAGCAACCCCCTTGCTAACTTTAAGGCTCTGGAAGAAGAATCAAAACCAGCAGGGATGTCAAGGAAAGACTCATTTGGGGAGCTTCTGCTCCATCTTCCTCGGATCGCTTCCCTTCCGAATTTCTTGTTCAACATTTCAGAAGAAGACAGTGACAGTAATTCTAGATAG
- the LOC104436016 gene encoding uncharacterized protein LOC104436016 isoform X2 translates to MVQLMKSGDFGADRGAAPCGGGGGGGGGGGGGGEKKLPVKLEIVEDPLEEEFGPLSKRSKGSSGLEQLWGAGANAFPVQPSEYNPLDEPSPLGLRLRKSPSLLDLIQMKLSQGTCNLATTQSDNLVHETNKDGKSNASSSTTDKMKASNFPASHLRIGRWEYKSRYEGDLVAKCYFAKHKLVWEVLEGGLKSKIEIQWSDIMALKANCPDDGPSTLKVVLARQPLFYRETNPQPRKHTLWQATSDFTDGQASTHRQHFLQFQPGLLYKHFEKLIQCDVRLNFLSQQPEVVLESPLFDTRPSIFEDLEETKGCGFDNGTKDEESGISDLHASSAAQSSSVKTEIRERVGIMSEHMSREAPSPSSGNGTRDGLEIKAMRNWDQIKVPGLHPSMSMSDLMNHIGNCITEQMGSGNTSNDGSGCPEILEDIAQYLLSDTQSTMASDEKSLMARVNSLCCLLQKDTTPVQNLAGGESCEDKPKDTKDAAPSGVNSNPLANFKALEEESKPAGMSRKDSFGELLLHLPRIASLPNFLFNISEEDSDSNSR, encoded by the exons ATGGTGCAGTTGATGAAATCTGGGGATTTCGGAGCGGATCGCGGGGCGGCGCcttgcggcggcggcggcggcggcggcggcggcggcggaggaggcggcgagAAGAAGCTCCCGGTGAAGCTCGAGATCGTGGAGGATCCGCTGGAAGAGGAGTTCGGGCCGCTCAGCAAGCGATCGAAGGGATCGTCCGGTTTGGAGCAG CTATGGGGTGCGGGTGCCAATGCATTTCCAGTTCAGCCTTCTGAGTACAATCCCCTTGACGAGCCGAGCCCTTTGGGTTTGAGACTAAGGAAGAGTCCTTCGTTGTTGGATTTGATTCAAATGAAGCTTTCTCAGGGCACTTGTAACTTGGCAACCACTCAGAGCGACAATCTTGTTCACGAGACTAATAAAGATGGTAAAAGTAATGCCTCCTCTAGTACAACTGACAAGATGAAGGCTTCAAATTTCCCAGCTTCGCATTTGAGGATTGGAAGATGGGAG TATAAGTCGAGATATGAAGGTGATCTAGTAGCCAAGTGTTACTTCGCAAAGCATAAGTTGGTCTGGGAAGTCCTTGAGGGTGGTCTGAAGAGTAAAATTGAAATCCAGTGGTCAGATATAATGGCCTTAAAGGCGAATTGCCCAGATGATGGACCTAGTACATTGAAAGTTGTG CTTGCCAGACAGCCCCTTTTCTACCGCGAGACCAACCCACAACCGAGAAAGCACACTTTGTGGCAGGCAACCTCTGATTTCACTGATGGACAAGCGAGCACTCACAG GCAACACTTTCTGCAGTTTCAACCTGGTCTTCTATACAAGCACTTCGAAAAGCTTATCCAATGTGACGTGCGGCTCAATTTTTTAAGTCAGCAGCCCGAGGTAGTCTTGGAATCACCTTTGTTTGACACACGACCATCTATTTTTGAGGATCTAGAAGAAACCAAAGGCTGTGGTTTTGATAATGGCACAAAAGATGAAGAATCAGGAATATCCGACTTGCATGCTTCATCAGCAGCACAGTCATCCTCTGTGAAGACAGAGATACGGGAACGCGTTGGCATAATGTCAGAACATATGTCCAGAGAAGCTCCTTCTCCCAGTTCAG GAAATGGAACTCGTGATGGACTGGAAATAAAGGCCATGAGAAATTGGGACCAGATAAAAGTGCCCGGTTTACATCCATCGATGTCAATGAGCGATCTAATGAACCATATTGGAAACTGTATCACTGAGCAGATGGGTTCTGGCAATACTTCTAATGATGGATCAGGATGCCCGGAGATACTGGAGGACATTGCACAGTACCTGCTGAGTGACACCCAGTCAACTATGGCGTCCGATGAAAAATCCCTCATGGCAAGGGTGAATTCTCTCTGCTGCCTCTTGCAGAAGGATACTACCCCCGTTCAGAACCTGGCTGGTGGAGAAAGCTGCGAGGACAAGCCTAAAGACACGAAGGATGCTGCTCCTTCTGGGGTTAATAGCAACCCCCTTGCTAACTTTAAGGCTCTGGAAGAAGAATCAAAACCAGCAGGGATGTCAAGGAAAGACTCATTTGGGGAGCTTCTGCTCCATCTTCCTCGGATCGCTTCCCTTCCGAATTTCTTGTTCAACATTTCAGAAGAAGACAGTGACAGTAATTCTAGATAG